In one window of Oryzias melastigma strain HK-1 linkage group LG5, ASM292280v2, whole genome shotgun sequence DNA:
- the tmem74b gene encoding transmembrane protein 74B isoform X2: MESSLNAVELQELRGRRSPPAASAPWSGSSVGGVGRGFENASYQQDEEQTLQQAEGLSPSTPGHSKQPACSPESYNDEDGAAEAGGGQDDRRVDDRSADFGFILALVLLVSGIVLVVIAYTIPREAKVDPDSVSARQMEKLEMYYAQLGSHLDKCIIAGLGLLTLGGMFLSVLLMVSICRGEMYRRRAAFVRPKRTYGSINLRMKQLATGEAGGGEGGDGGGDYLVECTEGRNHFQPESNQKPEPRPAAAAPACGV; encoded by the exons ATGGAGTCGTCTCTTAACGCCGTGGAGCTCCAGGAGCTGCGAGGACGTCGTTCTCCCCCGGCAGCCTCGGCGCCTTGGTCAGGTTCCTCAGTGGGGGGCGTCGGCAGGGGGTTCGAGAACGCCTCCTACCAGCAGGACGAGGAGCAGACCCTGCAGCAGGCAGAGGGTCTTTCCCCCTCCACACCCGGCCATAGTAAG cagccagcATGTTCTCCAGAGTCCTACAATGATGAGGACGGAGCTGCAGAGGCAGGCGGGGGGCAGGACGACAGGCGGGTCGACGACCGCTCCGCCGACTTCGGCTTCATACTGGCGCTGGTCCTCCTGGTCAGCGGGATCGTCTTGGTGGTCATCGCGTACACCATCCCCAGGGAGGCCAAGGTGGACCCGGACTCGGTGTCAGCACGTCAGATGGAGAAGCTGGAGATGTACTACGCCCAGCTGGGGTCCCACCTGGACAAGTGCATCATTGCGGGGCTGGGCCTGCTAACCCTGGGGGGCATGTTCCTGTCCGTGCTGCTCATGGTCTCCATCTGCCGGGGGGAGATGTACCGCCGCAGGGCGGCGTTTGTTCGACCCAAGAGGACTTATGGCTCCATCAACCTGAGGATGAAGCAGCTGGCCACGGGGGAAGCAGGAGGAGGTGAGGGCGGGGATGGAGGGGGGGACTATTTAGTGGAATGTACCGAAGGTCGGAACCATTTTCAGCCGGAATCAAACCAGAAACCAGAACCaagacctgctgctgctgcacctgCATGTGGGGTTTAA
- the tmem74b gene encoding transmembrane protein 74B isoform X1, whose protein sequence is MESSLNAVELQELRGRRSPPAASAPWSGSSVGGVGRGFENASYQQDEEQTLQQAEGLSPSTPGHSKQQPACSPESYNDEDGAAEAGGGQDDRRVDDRSADFGFILALVLLVSGIVLVVIAYTIPREAKVDPDSVSARQMEKLEMYYAQLGSHLDKCIIAGLGLLTLGGMFLSVLLMVSICRGEMYRRRAAFVRPKRTYGSINLRMKQLATGEAGGGEGGDGGGDYLVECTEGRNHFQPESNQKPEPRPAAAAPACGV, encoded by the exons ATGGAGTCGTCTCTTAACGCCGTGGAGCTCCAGGAGCTGCGAGGACGTCGTTCTCCCCCGGCAGCCTCGGCGCCTTGGTCAGGTTCCTCAGTGGGGGGCGTCGGCAGGGGGTTCGAGAACGCCTCCTACCAGCAGGACGAGGAGCAGACCCTGCAGCAGGCAGAGGGTCTTTCCCCCTCCACACCCGGCCATAGTAAG cagcagccagcATGTTCTCCAGAGTCCTACAATGATGAGGACGGAGCTGCAGAGGCAGGCGGGGGGCAGGACGACAGGCGGGTCGACGACCGCTCCGCCGACTTCGGCTTCATACTGGCGCTGGTCCTCCTGGTCAGCGGGATCGTCTTGGTGGTCATCGCGTACACCATCCCCAGGGAGGCCAAGGTGGACCCGGACTCGGTGTCAGCACGTCAGATGGAGAAGCTGGAGATGTACTACGCCCAGCTGGGGTCCCACCTGGACAAGTGCATCATTGCGGGGCTGGGCCTGCTAACCCTGGGGGGCATGTTCCTGTCCGTGCTGCTCATGGTCTCCATCTGCCGGGGGGAGATGTACCGCCGCAGGGCGGCGTTTGTTCGACCCAAGAGGACTTATGGCTCCATCAACCTGAGGATGAAGCAGCTGGCCACGGGGGAAGCAGGAGGAGGTGAGGGCGGGGATGGAGGGGGGGACTATTTAGTGGAATGTACCGAAGGTCGGAACCATTTTCAGCCGGAATCAAACCAGAAACCAGAACCaagacctgctgctgctgcacctgCATGTGGGGTTTAA